A stretch of Oreochromis aureus strain Israel breed Guangdong linkage group 11, ZZ_aureus, whole genome shotgun sequence DNA encodes these proteins:
- the il11a gene encoding uncharacterized protein il11a isoform X1: MSLLLGELTWLDLVYIIYTTGSRTYRVAGVTISGIHCLAYVLLDSSSSLLFSLLLAQLPVFTSASPVPQRRPNDLDKLSNQTKNLMKLTTELLKEHAFDSEVEPHRFKSLPEMSNRSAHDLNNLELKPTLSQLHSDLKLYEHHFEWLNRVSKKHHHPAVPKLVEMIREMKSLITLLHRQMLRVEAPRLSPATPSLPPHLPYQFDVLQSTNELLQHFKLFCDWAYRAFLSLKPKVTAVQ; this comes from the exons ATGAGCTTACTGTTAGGAGAGTTGACTTGGCTTGACTTGGTCTATATAATTTATACCACCGGCTCACGTACCTATCGAGTTGCAGGTGTGACAATCAGCGGCATTCATTGCCTTGCTTATG TGCTGCTCGACTCCTCCTCATCGCTCCTCTTCTCGCTGCTATTGGCTCAGCTGCCCGTGTTCACGTCTGCCTCTCCGGTGCCACAGCGGCGGCCCAATGACTTGGATAAACTGTCCAATCAGACCAAAAATCTAATGAAACTCACCACAGAACTGCTG aaGGAGCATGCATTTGACTCAGAAGTGGAGCCCCACAGGTTCAAGTCTCTGCCAGAAATGAGCAACAGATCAGCCCATGACCTCAACAATCTTGAG CTGAAGCCCACGCTCTCCCAGCTTCATTCCGACCTGAAGCTGTACGAGCACCACTTTGAGTGGCTCAACAGAGTGTCGAAGAAGCACCACCACCCTGCAGTGCCCAAGCTGGTGGAGATGATCAGAGAGATGAAATCTCTCATCACTCTGCTGCACCGTCAG ATGCTGAGAGTTGAAGCGCCAAGGCTCAGTCCGGCgaccccctccctcccccctcATCTCCCCTATCAGTTTGATGTCCTGCAGTCCACCAATGAGCTTCTTCAACACTTCAAGCTCTTCTGTGACTGGGCGTACAGAGCCTTCCTCAGCCTTAAGCCCAAGGTCACCGCGGTCCAATGA
- the il11a gene encoding uncharacterized protein il11a isoform X2, translated as MKLLLDSSSSLLFSLLLAQLPVFTSASPVPQRRPNDLDKLSNQTKNLMKLTTELLKEHAFDSEVEPHRFKSLPEMSNRSAHDLNNLELKPTLSQLHSDLKLYEHHFEWLNRVSKKHHHPAVPKLVEMIREMKSLITLLHRQMLRVEAPRLSPATPSLPPHLPYQFDVLQSTNELLQHFKLFCDWAYRAFLSLKPKVTAVQ; from the exons ATGAAAT TGCTGCTCGACTCCTCCTCATCGCTCCTCTTCTCGCTGCTATTGGCTCAGCTGCCCGTGTTCACGTCTGCCTCTCCGGTGCCACAGCGGCGGCCCAATGACTTGGATAAACTGTCCAATCAGACCAAAAATCTAATGAAACTCACCACAGAACTGCTG aaGGAGCATGCATTTGACTCAGAAGTGGAGCCCCACAGGTTCAAGTCTCTGCCAGAAATGAGCAACAGATCAGCCCATGACCTCAACAATCTTGAG CTGAAGCCCACGCTCTCCCAGCTTCATTCCGACCTGAAGCTGTACGAGCACCACTTTGAGTGGCTCAACAGAGTGTCGAAGAAGCACCACCACCCTGCAGTGCCCAAGCTGGTGGAGATGATCAGAGAGATGAAATCTCTCATCACTCTGCTGCACCGTCAG ATGCTGAGAGTTGAAGCGCCAAGGCTCAGTCCGGCgaccccctccctcccccctcATCTCCCCTATCAGTTTGATGTCCTGCAGTCCACCAATGAGCTTCTTCAACACTTCAAGCTCTTCTGTGACTGGGCGTACAGAGCCTTCCTCAGCCTTAAGCCCAAGGTCACCGCGGTCCAATGA